In the genome of Quercus robur chromosome 3, dhQueRobu3.1, whole genome shotgun sequence, one region contains:
- the LOC126718093 gene encoding GSH-induced LITAF domain protein: MSKVNEGVVMGVPYYIGQNPYQAGAPPPNAVYGDPKGIPIQQTIYRDTPAPFNCVYCGSSGLTNIRSKPSLAAVVGCMMPMMLGICFLCPSMDCLWHKYHYCPSCNEMVANFEKSDACAVVDPPQWTQESFALPA; this comes from the exons ATGTCGAAGGTAAACGAAGGGGTGGTGATGGGAGTTCCGTACTATATCGGACAGAATCCATACCAAGCCGGAGCGCCTCCACCAAACGCCGTCTATGGAGATCCCAAGGGTATTCCGATTCAGCAGACTATTTACCGCGACACCCCCGCTCCTTTCAACTGCGTTTACTGCGGTAGTTCTGGACTTACTAACATCAg ATCGAAGCCAAGTTTAGCAGCTGTTGTCGGTTGCATGATGCCAATGATGCTTGGAATTTGCTTTCTTTGTCCTTCAATGGACTGCCTCTGGCATAAATATCACTACTGCCCTAGCTGCAATGAAATG GTTGCGAATTTTGAGAAGTCGGATGCCTGTGCAGTGGTGGATCCACCACAGTGGACACAGGAAAGCTTTGCATTGCCTGCGTGA